In Companilactobacillus allii, one genomic interval encodes:
- the recA gene encoding recombinase RecA, with amino-acid sequence MEDEDARKQALDKALKSIEKDFGKGAIMRMGDDVDTRISTISSGSLALDNALGVGGFPRGRIVEIYGPESSGKTTVALHAVAAVQKEGGTAAYIDAENAMDPAYATALGVDIDNLLLSQPDTGEQGLEIADALVSSGAVDIVVVDSVAALVPRAEIEGDMGDAHVGLQARLMSQALRKLSGTINKTKTIALFINQIREKVGIMFGNPETTPGGRALKFYATVRLEVRRSEQIKDGSDVIGNKVKIKVVKNKVAPPFKVALVDIMYGHGISQTGELVDMAVEKDIVNKAGSWYSYKDERIGQGRENAKAFLAENPEKMAEIRKRVRDAYGMDGKPAEDEEDSKDKKDPKDKKDSNKSSDKSKDEKTTKTADTVLNLGASEEKETK; translated from the coding sequence ATAGAAGATGAAGACGCACGTAAACAAGCACTAGACAAGGCTTTGAAATCAATTGAAAAAGACTTTGGTAAGGGTGCTATTATGCGCATGGGTGATGATGTTGACACTCGAATATCTACAATTTCATCTGGTTCTTTAGCATTAGACAATGCTCTTGGCGTGGGTGGATTTCCACGTGGTAGAATTGTTGAAATTTATGGACCTGAAAGTTCTGGTAAGACTACTGTAGCGTTACACGCTGTTGCAGCAGTTCAAAAAGAGGGCGGAACAGCAGCATATATTGATGCTGAAAATGCCATGGATCCAGCATATGCAACTGCTCTAGGCGTTGATATTGATAATTTACTACTTTCTCAACCTGACACAGGTGAACAAGGATTGGAAATTGCCGATGCCTTGGTTTCTAGTGGTGCGGTTGATATTGTTGTTGTCGATTCAGTTGCAGCTCTAGTACCACGTGCTGAAATTGAAGGTGACATGGGGGATGCCCATGTTGGTTTACAAGCACGTTTGATGTCACAAGCATTGCGTAAGTTATCAGGAACAATAAATAAAACTAAGACAATCGCTTTGTTTATTAACCAAATTCGTGAAAAAGTTGGTATCATGTTTGGTAATCCTGAAACAACACCCGGTGGTCGTGCATTGAAGTTTTATGCGACTGTACGTCTTGAAGTACGCCGTTCTGAGCAGATTAAAGATGGATCAGATGTAATTGGTAACAAGGTTAAAATCAAGGTCGTTAAGAACAAGGTTGCGCCACCATTTAAAGTTGCACTTGTTGATATCATGTATGGACATGGTATTTCACAGACTGGTGAATTGGTTGATATGGCCGTTGAAAAGGATATTGTTAATAAAGCCGGATCTTGGTACTCATATAAAGATGAGCGAATCGGTCAAGGTCGTGAGAATGCCAAGGCATTCTTGGCTGAGAATCCAGAAAAGATGGCTGAAATACGTAAACGAGTTCGAGACGCTTATGGTATGGATGGTAAACCTGCAGAAGACGAAGAGGATTCTAAGGACAAAAAAGATCCAAAAGATAAAAAAGATTCTAATAAATCAAGTGATAAATCAAAAGATGAAAAGACTACCAAGACAGCTGATACAGTGTTGAACTTGGGAGCTTCTGAAGAAAAAGAGACCAAATAG